From one Bacillus sp. FJAT-42376 genomic stretch:
- the mobB gene encoding molybdopterin-guanine dinucleotide biosynthesis protein B: protein MGKHFAVLQVVGYQNSGKTVLMEKLIARAAASGLSAGSLKHHGHGGTPELPFKDSTKHFEAGAVLSGAEGEGVLQFAAKMHNFSPEKLLDLYSFFQLDVLFIEGYKEKPFPKAVLISREEDVNLISKLAGVVCVITSIPLTGLNGIKLFKREDEDQYIDFLMKEVRKQSE from the coding sequence GTGGGAAAACATTTTGCCGTCCTACAGGTAGTCGGCTATCAGAATAGCGGAAAAACCGTATTGATGGAAAAGCTAATCGCACGGGCCGCAGCGTCAGGCCTTTCAGCGGGATCTCTTAAGCACCACGGACACGGCGGAACACCTGAGCTCCCATTCAAAGATAGTACAAAGCATTTTGAGGCGGGAGCGGTGCTTTCAGGAGCCGAGGGAGAAGGAGTCCTGCAGTTTGCTGCTAAAATGCATAATTTTTCGCCTGAAAAACTGCTGGACTTGTATTCGTTCTTCCAGCTTGATGTTCTGTTTATAGAGGGCTATAAAGAAAAGCCTTTCCCAAAAGCCGTATTAATCAGCAGGGAAGAAGATGTAAACCTGATCAGCAAGCTCGCCGGAGTTGTTTGTGTGATCACAAGTATTCCATTGACAGGATTAAATGGGATAAAGCTTTTTAAAAGAGAAGATGAAGATCAATATATTGATTTTTTAATGAAAGAAGTGAGAAAGCAAAGTGAATGA
- a CDS encoding P-loop NTPase, with amino-acid sequence MTNEQILNALKHVNDPELNKSLVELNMIRNVQIDGDHIRLEVVLTISGCPLKTKIQEDIENALYKIGASNVTLTFGSMTPEERAALTQSLKRETTAENGMPDMLRPDSGVTFLTVTSGKGGVGKSTVTINLAAALAKMGKKVGILDADIYGFSIPAMLQVKDKPTMIDQTAIPVESYGVKIMSMAFFANGNSPVMWRGPMLNKWIKNFLVNTHWGELDYLLLDLPPGTGDVAIDVAAMIPQSKEIIVTTPHMVASFVASRAGTMAMHTKHEIAGVVENMAYLEESDGTKRYLFGKDGGEMLAKQLQTSVIARIPFGHPEERVTEGLYKEESMPGEMFKSLAEHFLHLNQ; translated from the coding sequence ATGACAAATGAACAAATACTGAATGCATTAAAGCATGTTAACGACCCAGAATTAAATAAGAGCTTAGTCGAGTTAAACATGATCCGCAATGTGCAAATCGATGGAGACCATATCCGGCTTGAAGTGGTACTAACCATTTCAGGCTGTCCATTGAAAACCAAAATTCAAGAAGATATCGAAAACGCTCTATATAAAATCGGAGCATCTAACGTCACCCTTACTTTCGGATCGATGACTCCTGAAGAACGCGCTGCCTTAACCCAGTCGCTTAAAAGAGAAACGACGGCCGAGAATGGCATGCCCGATATGCTCCGCCCTGATTCAGGGGTTACGTTCCTTACTGTAACGAGCGGTAAAGGAGGCGTCGGAAAATCGACCGTGACCATTAACCTGGCCGCTGCCCTTGCGAAAATGGGCAAAAAAGTAGGTATCCTTGATGCCGATATTTACGGGTTCAGCATACCGGCTATGCTGCAGGTAAAAGATAAACCAACGATGATTGATCAAACAGCCATTCCGGTGGAAAGCTACGGGGTCAAAATCATGTCTATGGCCTTCTTTGCGAATGGAAACAGCCCTGTCATGTGGCGTGGTCCGATGCTGAATAAGTGGATCAAAAACTTCCTTGTTAATACGCACTGGGGAGAACTCGATTATCTGCTTCTCGACCTTCCTCCAGGAACGGGAGATGTGGCGATCGATGTGGCGGCTATGATCCCTCAGTCAAAAGAAATCATTGTCACCACCCCCCATATGGTCGCTTCATTTGTCGCCTCCAGAGCAGGGACAATGGCTATGCATACGAAACATGAAATTGCCGGAGTCGTTGAAAATATGGCGTATCTCGAAGAGTCAGACGGAACGAAACGCTACCTCTTTGGGAAAGACGGCGGAGAGATGCTTGCTAAGCAGCTTCAGACCAGCGTGATTGCAAGAATCCCATTCGGCCATCCAGAGGAACGCGTAACGGAAGGACTTTATAAAGAAGAATCAATGCCTGGGGAAATGTTTAAAAGCCTGGCTGAGCATTTTCTTCATTTAAATCAGTAG
- the fdhD gene encoding formate dehydrogenase accessory sulfurtransferase FdhD translates to MEQKEVKRKIIRVSKGRAESVEDRVVTEFPVTVKVNGQEFVTMVCTPEYIEDMVVGFLASEGVIKKHEDIKEIWLQEKEGFVHVKTDNLNPFVQNFQSKRYITSCCGMSRQGFVFVNDALTAKKMNGIRVKVTPDDCFRLMKDMQHAATTFKNTGGVHNAALCDVNGIILSRMDIGRHNALDKIYGYCLRNGISIEDKIIVFSGRISSEILLKVAKIGCEIVLSKSAPTELALNLAEELGITAAGFIRNDSMNIYTCPERIILDGQ, encoded by the coding sequence ATGGAGCAGAAAGAAGTGAAAAGAAAGATTATCCGGGTCTCAAAAGGCCGGGCGGAATCAGTTGAAGACCGGGTTGTCACAGAATTTCCTGTAACCGTTAAAGTGAACGGGCAGGAATTTGTCACAATGGTCTGTACACCTGAGTACATCGAAGATATGGTAGTCGGCTTTTTAGCATCCGAAGGAGTTATCAAAAAGCATGAGGATATTAAAGAGATCTGGCTGCAGGAAAAAGAGGGGTTTGTCCATGTTAAAACCGACAATCTCAATCCTTTCGTACAAAATTTCCAAAGTAAGCGCTATATTACATCGTGCTGCGGGATGAGCAGACAGGGATTTGTTTTTGTCAATGATGCTCTGACAGCAAAAAAGATGAATGGCATCCGCGTAAAAGTAACTCCTGATGACTGCTTCAGACTGATGAAAGACATGCAGCATGCTGCTACGACCTTTAAAAATACCGGCGGCGTCCATAATGCAGCACTGTGCGACGTAAATGGGATCATTTTGAGCAGAATGGATATCGGACGCCATAATGCCTTAGATAAAATATATGGATACTGCTTAAGAAATGGAATTTCGATTGAAGATAAAATCATTGTATTCAGCGGGCGGATTTCCTCTGAGATTTTGCTGAAAGTAGCGAAAATAGGCTGTGAAATCGTGCTGTCCAAATCTGCACCAACCGAGCTTGCATTAAATCTTGCAGAAGAGCTCGGCATCACAGCTGCCGGTTTCATCCGCAACGATTCCATGAATATTTATACCTGTCCTGAACGGATTATCCTGGATGGACAATGA
- a CDS encoding formate/nitrite transporter family protein, giving the protein MAYLKPQQIAERTIEAGVSKTKLPMPALWILGFLGGAFISLGFLLDIRVIGNLPPEWGSFASLLGGAVFPVGLMLIVLAGGELITGNIMSVAMALYAKKISLKDLGVNWIFVIVANFIGALFVAYFFGHVVGLTETGPFLDKTVAIAGAKIEESFGQTLVSAIGCNWLVCLAIWLATGAEDVGGKILGIWFPIMAFVAIGFQHVVANMFVIPAAIFAGHFTWMDYLGNFVPTLIGNIIGGAIFVGMAYFTTYYKQKMEPSMKSKKVS; this is encoded by the coding sequence ATGGCCTATTTAAAGCCGCAGCAAATTGCAGAAAGAACGATTGAAGCAGGAGTAAGCAAAACGAAATTGCCGATGCCTGCGCTATGGATTCTTGGATTTCTTGGAGGGGCTTTTATTTCCCTTGGTTTTCTGCTTGATATCCGGGTAATCGGCAATCTTCCTCCGGAGTGGGGCAGTTTTGCCTCCTTGTTAGGCGGCGCTGTCTTCCCTGTAGGACTTATGCTGATTGTCCTGGCAGGAGGAGAACTGATCACCGGGAACATTATGTCCGTCGCGATGGCGCTTTACGCGAAAAAGATTTCTTTAAAAGACCTTGGAGTAAACTGGATCTTTGTGATTGTGGCAAACTTCATTGGGGCCTTATTTGTCGCTTACTTTTTCGGACATGTCGTTGGTCTGACAGAAACAGGCCCTTTCCTGGATAAGACTGTTGCGATCGCCGGCGCTAAAATTGAAGAGTCATTCGGACAAACCCTCGTATCGGCCATTGGATGCAACTGGCTTGTCTGTCTAGCAATCTGGCTTGCTACTGGGGCGGAAGACGTCGGGGGCAAAATCCTGGGCATCTGGTTTCCGATTATGGCTTTTGTCGCCATTGGTTTTCAGCACGTTGTCGCCAATATGTTTGTCATTCCAGCGGCAATCTTTGCCGGGCATTTTACCTGGATGGACTACCTTGGGAATTTCGTTCCAACCTTAATCGGGAATATCATTGGCGGTGCCATCTTTGTAGGAATGGCGTATTTTACAACGTACTACAAGCAAAAAATGGAGCCATCAATGAAATCTAAAAAAGTTTCATAA
- the fdhF gene encoding formate dehydrogenase subunit alpha, translating into MSNLTISVKINGENYEAKPGSSILEILNEQHIQHPQICYVPEVDPIQTCDTCMVEVDGKLVRSCATCASDGMDIQLSSPAAKAAQTEAMDRILENHLLYCTVCDNNNGNCKLHNTAEFMEIEHQKYPYTPKVDLDDVDMSHPFYRYDANQCIACGQCVEVCQNLQVNETLSIDWEADRPRVIWDDGAAINDSSCVSCGQCVTVCPCNALMEKSMLGEAGFMTGLKSDMLSPMIDLVKEVEPGYSGIFAISEAEAAMRDTRTKKTKTVCTFCGVGCAFEVWTKDRKILKVQPVDDAPVNAISTCVKGKFGWDFVNSEERITKPLIRKNGAFVEASWKEALDLVASRLGTIKEKHGEGSVGLISSSKITNEDNYVIQKLARQVFETNNVDNCSRYCQSPATDGLFRTVGMGGDAGTIKDIAKAGLVIIVGANPAEGHPVLATRVKRAHKLHGQKLIVSDLRKNEMAERSDLFISPKQGTDQVWIMAVTKYMMDQGWHDQRFIDENVNFFEEYKEVLERYTLEYAEKWTGITKEQMIEIAEMIRDADGTCVLWGMGVTQNTGGSHTSAAISNLLLATGNYRRPGAGAYPLRGHNNVQGACDMGTLPGWLPGYQHVTDDAARAKFEEAYGVKISSTPGLNNIEMLGSIGAGKMKAMYLVGEDMALVDADSNHVDEILSSLEFFVVQDIFLSRTAQYADVVLPAAPSLEKEGTFTNTERRVQRLYQALPTLGDSKPDWWIVQEIANRLGANWNYTHPSDIFAEMASLSPLFGDASYEVLEGWNSFLWGSFDGKSTPLLYTDGFNFPDKKARFALSDWVTPAEFPDEYDLNINNGRMLEHFHEGNMTNKSKGIQAKVPQVFVEVSPALAKERGVEDGSVVRLVSPFGAVKLSVLVTDRVKGKEIYLPMNSVDKETAINFLTGPIYDTETNTPAYKQTKVRMEVLGEKRKMPLPSTNPRNKKRYPQNGVEVERKWARPGYVHLTTEK; encoded by the coding sequence ATGAGTAATTTGACGATCAGTGTAAAAATTAACGGTGAAAATTACGAAGCAAAACCAGGATCTTCCATTCTTGAAATTTTGAATGAACAGCACATTCAGCATCCGCAAATATGCTATGTACCTGAAGTGGACCCAATCCAGACGTGTGATACATGTATGGTGGAGGTGGATGGAAAGCTTGTGCGGTCATGTGCAACGTGTGCCTCCGATGGGATGGATATTCAATTGAGCTCGCCTGCAGCGAAGGCAGCCCAAACAGAAGCAATGGACCGGATTCTTGAAAATCATTTGCTGTACTGTACGGTTTGCGATAACAACAACGGAAACTGCAAGCTCCATAATACAGCTGAATTCATGGAAATTGAGCACCAAAAATATCCGTATACCCCAAAAGTCGATCTTGATGATGTAGACATGTCTCATCCATTTTACCGGTATGATGCCAATCAATGCATTGCCTGCGGCCAGTGTGTGGAAGTGTGTCAAAACCTTCAGGTCAATGAAACCCTCTCGATCGATTGGGAAGCAGACCGCCCCCGTGTGATATGGGATGATGGAGCAGCAATCAATGATTCATCCTGTGTGAGCTGCGGACAATGTGTAACGGTCTGCCCATGTAACGCTTTAATGGAAAAATCCATGCTTGGCGAAGCAGGCTTTATGACAGGACTTAAAAGCGACATGCTCAGTCCGATGATTGATTTAGTAAAAGAGGTAGAGCCTGGCTACAGCGGCATTTTCGCCATTTCTGAAGCGGAAGCTGCAATGAGGGATACCCGTACGAAAAAAACGAAAACTGTCTGCACATTCTGCGGAGTGGGCTGTGCGTTTGAAGTCTGGACAAAAGACCGTAAGATTCTTAAAGTTCAGCCGGTTGACGATGCTCCCGTTAATGCCATTTCTACTTGTGTAAAAGGGAAATTCGGCTGGGACTTCGTCAATTCCGAAGAGCGCATTACGAAACCGCTGATCCGTAAAAATGGCGCTTTCGTCGAAGCAAGCTGGAAAGAAGCACTTGATCTTGTCGCAAGCCGTCTTGGAACCATTAAAGAAAAGCACGGGGAAGGCTCCGTCGGCTTGATTTCTTCTTCCAAAATAACCAACGAAGATAACTATGTAATCCAGAAGCTTGCCCGTCAGGTTTTTGAAACGAACAACGTGGACAACTGCTCCCGCTATTGTCAATCCCCTGCCACAGACGGATTATTCCGTACGGTAGGAATGGGCGGCGACGCAGGTACAATCAAGGACATCGCTAAAGCAGGTCTCGTCATCATCGTCGGCGCCAATCCGGCTGAAGGACATCCGGTTCTGGCAACACGCGTTAAACGGGCCCATAAACTGCACGGACAGAAGCTCATTGTTTCTGATCTGCGCAAAAATGAGATGGCGGAACGATCTGACTTGTTTATCAGTCCAAAACAAGGAACAGACCAGGTGTGGATTATGGCCGTTACGAAATACATGATGGATCAAGGCTGGCATGATCAGCGCTTCATTGATGAAAATGTGAATTTCTTTGAAGAGTACAAGGAAGTACTGGAACGATACACACTTGAGTATGCCGAGAAATGGACGGGAATTACAAAGGAACAAATGATTGAAATTGCCGAAATGATTCGCGACGCTGACGGCACATGCGTGCTTTGGGGAATGGGCGTCACTCAAAATACCGGCGGTTCCCATACTTCTGCAGCGATCTCCAATCTATTGCTTGCAACAGGAAATTACCGCCGTCCGGGTGCCGGCGCATACCCTCTTCGCGGACATAACAACGTTCAAGGAGCATGCGACATGGGTACGCTGCCAGGCTGGCTTCCAGGCTATCAGCACGTAACCGATGATGCTGCCCGTGCAAAATTTGAAGAAGCGTACGGTGTAAAAATCAGCAGTACCCCTGGACTGAATAACATTGAAATGCTCGGGTCGATCGGTGCCGGTAAAATGAAAGCTATGTACCTTGTCGGGGAAGACATGGCTTTAGTCGATGCTGATTCAAACCATGTGGATGAAATTCTCTCAAGCCTTGAATTCTTCGTGGTTCAGGACATCTTCCTTTCCAGAACCGCCCAATATGCCGATGTCGTTCTGCCGGCGGCTCCTTCTCTTGAAAAAGAAGGAACGTTCACCAATACTGAGCGCCGGGTCCAGAGATTGTATCAAGCCCTTCCAACACTTGGCGACTCCAAGCCGGACTGGTGGATTGTTCAGGAAATTGCCAACCGTTTAGGAGCAAACTGGAATTACACGCATCCGAGCGATATTTTCGCTGAAATGGCTTCCCTGTCTCCATTGTTCGGGGATGCAAGCTATGAAGTGCTTGAAGGCTGGAACAGCTTCCTATGGGGCAGCTTTGATGGAAAAAGCACGCCGCTTCTTTATACAGACGGATTCAATTTCCCGGACAAAAAAGCCCGTTTCGCGCTTTCCGACTGGGTAACGCCTGCAGAGTTCCCTGATGAATATGACCTGAATATCAACAACGGACGGATGCTTGAGCATTTCCATGAAGGAAACATGACGAACAAATCCAAAGGAATACAAGCAAAGGTTCCGCAGGTATTTGTAGAGGTCTCCCCTGCTCTTGCTAAAGAGCGCGGAGTGGAGGACGGTTCAGTGGTTCGCCTTGTTTCTCCTTTCGGTGCTGTTAAATTGAGTGTTCTCGTAACCGACCGGGTTAAAGGAAAAGAAATCTATCTTCCGATGAATTCTGTCGATAAAGAGACGGCCATCAACTTTTTGACTGGACCGATTTATGATACAGAGACGAATACACCAGCCTATAAACAAACAAAAGTACGGATGGAAGTGCTCGGGGAAAAACGCAAGATGCCGCTTCCAAGCACGAATCCGAGAAACAAAAAGCGCTATCCTCAGAACGGCGTGGAAGTAGAACGCAAATGGGCTCGTCCGGGCTATGTGCATCTGACTACGGAGAAATAA
- a CDS encoding MoeB/ThiF family adenylyltransferase, producing the protein MDDRYSRQQLFAPIGKAGQSLIRSKHVLITGTGALGSAAAEMLARAGVGKLTLIDRDYVEWSNLQRQQLYEEKDAEEKMPKALAAKKRLSLINSDVEVTAIVADAGPENLEPLLHDIDLIIDAADNFDIRFILNDLAHKYSIPWIYGSCVGSYGVTCNILPGKTPCLNCLLDRIPVSAATCDTAGIISPAVQMTAAYQIGEALKILAEDSEHIRETFISFDLWNNQHFSFKFDKVKKDNCPTCGTHPVFPHLQYEYQTKSEVLCGRDTVQIRPPKGIARDFDQLEQRLLVHGPIVRNPFLLSCTLPNHRLVIFQDGRVFVHGTSDIQTAKKLYYQFLG; encoded by the coding sequence ATGGACGACCGCTATTCAAGACAGCAATTGTTTGCTCCTATAGGAAAAGCAGGACAAAGCTTAATCAGAAGCAAACACGTGTTGATCACAGGGACCGGCGCACTGGGGAGCGCGGCCGCTGAAATGCTTGCCAGAGCGGGCGTCGGCAAGCTAACACTGATTGACCGCGATTATGTAGAATGGAGCAACCTGCAAAGACAGCAGCTTTATGAAGAAAAAGATGCGGAAGAAAAAATGCCGAAAGCGCTGGCAGCCAAAAAAAGGCTGTCATTGATCAATTCAGATGTCGAAGTAACGGCTATTGTAGCAGATGCAGGTCCGGAAAACCTTGAACCACTATTGCATGATATAGATCTCATCATTGATGCCGCCGATAATTTTGATATCCGGTTTATTTTGAACGATTTAGCCCATAAATACAGCATCCCGTGGATATATGGCTCGTGCGTCGGCAGCTATGGTGTAACGTGCAATATCCTGCCGGGAAAAACACCTTGTCTGAACTGTTTGCTTGACCGGATTCCTGTATCGGCTGCAACATGTGATACAGCAGGAATCATCAGTCCCGCTGTTCAAATGACGGCCGCTTATCAAATTGGTGAAGCACTGAAAATACTGGCAGAAGACAGTGAACATATCAGAGAGACGTTTATCAGCTTTGATTTGTGGAACAATCAGCATTTTTCCTTTAAATTTGATAAAGTAAAGAAAGACAACTGTCCGACATGCGGTACCCACCCTGTATTTCCGCATCTGCAATATGAATATCAGACAAAGTCAGAAGTGCTGTGCGGTAGGGATACGGTTCAAATCCGCCCGCCTAAAGGAATTGCCCGTGATTTCGATCAGCTTGAGCAGAGGCTTCTTGTTCATGGGCCAATCGTCCGGAATCCTTTTCTGCTTTCCTGCACCCTGCCGAATCACCGGCTGGTGATTTTTCAGGATGGCCGTGTTTTTGTTCATGGAACAAGTGATATTCAAACCGCAAAAAAACTGTACTATCAATTCCTTGGCTAG
- a CDS encoding DUF1641 domain-containing protein, giving the protein MAAPITEIRKPQLSEEEVKQQKLEDLKTLLAENETALAKMMEIASELNSIGVLDAADHMLLAKDEIAKIALGQVSRKPVTNLLNTLLGATGALMKADPEQMTKLLNSAMAGMNEGSKYLESEKKVTIMDLLKTLNDPDINRAIGFGLHFLRGMGKDLKED; this is encoded by the coding sequence ATGGCAGCTCCTATTACAGAAATCAGAAAACCTCAATTAAGCGAGGAAGAAGTCAAACAGCAAAAGCTTGAAGATTTAAAGACATTGCTTGCTGAAAATGAAACGGCTTTGGCAAAAATGATGGAAATCGCAAGCGAGCTGAACAGCATCGGCGTTCTTGACGCAGCTGACCATATGCTGCTTGCTAAAGACGAAATCGCTAAAATTGCTCTCGGACAGGTCTCCCGCAAACCGGTGACGAACCTTCTCAATACGCTGCTCGGCGCAACAGGGGCCTTGATGAAAGCCGATCCTGAACAAATGACAAAGCTTTTAAACAGTGCGATGGCCGGTATGAATGAAGGCAGCAAATACCTGGAATCGGAAAAGAAAGTGACCATTATGGATCTCTTAAAAACCCTTAACGACCCGGATATAAACCGGGCAATCGGCTTTGGCCTCCATTTCCTCCGCGGAATGGGAAAAGACTTGAAAGAAGATTGA
- the glp gene encoding gephyrin-like molybdotransferase Glp, translating to MLEKRTPIPVSEAVKKVASLAKSEQIEMVPIEQAYGRFLGEDLTADHDVPAFDRSPYDGFAVRSEDTESGHPVMLEVAGEIGAGSLYLKPAEPGQAVRIMTGAAIPEGFDAVVMLELAKEHTISGKKMIELNRSYKKGENVSFRGEDTEKGTVLVKKGTPIHAGISALLATFGYHEVPVSKKPVVGVLATGSELLNVDEPLEPGKIRNSNAYMIFSQLERAGADVRYFGKLDDEFETCFETIKNAIEQVDMLITTGGVSVGDYDYLPAIYEKLGAAVLFNKVAMRPGSVTTAAEWNGKLLFGLSGNPSACYVGFELFVRPVIRIGLGSGHPHLKKIKAVLGADFKKANPFMRFVRGKLEFNESGSVTVTPSGFNKSSAVSSLAEADTFIVLPGGTRGYEKGMTVDAFLLNDVSGSEWPWENILPSYR from the coding sequence ATGCTCGAGAAAAGAACACCGATTCCGGTAAGTGAAGCAGTCAAAAAAGTGGCATCCCTTGCAAAATCCGAACAAATTGAGATGGTTCCGATCGAACAGGCATATGGCCGTTTTTTAGGGGAGGATTTAACGGCGGACCATGATGTACCCGCTTTTGACCGGTCTCCTTATGACGGATTTGCCGTCCGGTCGGAAGATACAGAATCCGGCCATCCCGTTATGCTGGAAGTCGCGGGAGAAATTGGTGCAGGATCCCTTTACTTGAAGCCGGCAGAGCCGGGCCAGGCTGTCCGGATTATGACAGGCGCTGCCATTCCTGAAGGATTCGATGCGGTCGTGATGCTTGAATTGGCTAAGGAACATACCATCAGCGGGAAAAAAATGATTGAACTTAATCGTTCCTATAAAAAAGGAGAAAATGTTTCGTTCCGGGGTGAAGATACCGAAAAAGGAACGGTTCTTGTTAAAAAAGGAACTCCGATTCACGCCGGTATTTCTGCACTGCTTGCAACGTTTGGCTATCATGAGGTCCCCGTTTCAAAAAAACCCGTCGTCGGAGTGCTCGCAACAGGAAGCGAACTCTTAAATGTGGATGAACCGCTGGAACCAGGAAAAATCCGTAACAGCAATGCGTATATGATTTTTTCACAGCTGGAAAGAGCAGGGGCCGATGTCCGTTATTTCGGCAAGCTGGACGATGAGTTTGAAACGTGTTTTGAAACCATCAAAAACGCTATAGAACAAGTGGATATGCTGATTACGACAGGCGGTGTATCAGTCGGTGATTATGATTATCTGCCTGCCATCTATGAGAAACTCGGCGCAGCTGTTCTTTTCAATAAAGTGGCGATGCGGCCCGGAAGTGTCACAACGGCTGCAGAATGGAACGGGAAGCTGTTGTTTGGCCTGTCAGGAAATCCCTCCGCCTGCTATGTAGGCTTTGAGCTGTTTGTAAGGCCGGTCATTCGAATCGGATTGGGAAGCGGACATCCGCATTTGAAAAAAATCAAGGCGGTTTTGGGCGCTGATTTTAAAAAAGCCAATCCTTTTATGCGGTTTGTGAGGGGAAAGCTTGAATTTAATGAATCGGGAAGTGTCACTGTTACACCATCCGGATTTAACAAATCAAGCGCGGTTTCTTCTTTGGCCGAAGCGGATACCTTTATTGTATTGCCAGGCGGGACGAGAGGGTATGAAAAGGGAATGACTGTTGATGCTTTCCTTTTGAATGACGTGTCAGGGAGTGAATGGCCGTGGGAAAACATTTTGCCGTCCTACAGGTAG
- the moaA gene encoding GTP 3',8-cyclase MoaA → MKQAVDTLQRPLRDLRISVTDRCNFRCRYCMPEEIFGPDYSFLPSDNILSFDEIERLTRTFAELGVEKVRITGGEPLLRKDLPVLIKKLRAIEGIKDIAITTNGSLLKKQAHALKEAGLHRVTVSLDSLDEERFRSLNGNKSSVLRVLDGIQAAKEAGLQVKINMVVQKGKNDQDILPMAKYFKEQQHILRFIEYMDVGNTNGWKMEEVISKHEIIDRIGEAMPLSQLDPNYPGEVASRYGYADDGQEIGVISSVTDSFCSGCSRARVSAEGKLYTCLFASDGYDLKQLLRSSQNDQELLQVISSIWSKRSDRYSDERREGKTGGSKVEMSHIGG, encoded by the coding sequence ATGAAACAAGCTGTGGATACACTTCAGCGTCCGCTCCGTGATTTGCGGATTTCTGTTACAGACCGCTGCAATTTTCGGTGCCGCTATTGTATGCCGGAAGAAATTTTCGGACCGGATTATTCATTCCTGCCGTCCGATAACATTTTATCGTTCGATGAAATAGAACGTCTGACCAGAACGTTTGCTGAGCTTGGCGTTGAGAAGGTAAGGATAACGGGAGGAGAACCGCTTTTAAGAAAAGATCTTCCTGTATTGATAAAAAAATTGAGAGCGATTGAAGGAATTAAGGATATTGCCATCACAACAAATGGGTCTTTGCTGAAAAAGCAGGCACACGCTCTTAAAGAAGCAGGACTGCACCGTGTCACCGTCAGCCTTGATTCCCTGGATGAAGAGAGATTTAGAAGCCTGAATGGGAATAAAAGCAGCGTATTAAGGGTATTGGATGGTATTCAGGCTGCTAAAGAAGCAGGCCTGCAAGTCAAAATAAATATGGTCGTTCAAAAAGGAAAGAATGATCAGGATATTCTTCCGATGGCAAAATACTTCAAGGAACAGCAGCATATTCTTCGCTTTATCGAATATATGGACGTCGGGAACACGAATGGCTGGAAAATGGAAGAAGTGATTTCGAAGCATGAGATAATCGATAGAATCGGAGAGGCCATGCCGCTCAGCCAGCTGGATCCAAACTATCCCGGTGAAGTGGCATCCAGATATGGCTATGCAGATGATGGACAGGAAATCGGTGTCATCTCGTCTGTTACGGATTCATTTTGCTCAGGCTGTTCGAGAGCCAGGGTATCGGCTGAAGGAAAGCTGTATACATGTCTGTTCGCTTCAGACGGATATGACTTAAAACAGCTGCTTCGCTCCAGTCAAAATGATCAAGAACTCCTGCAAGTGATTTCTTCCATCTGGTCAAAGAGGTCGGATCGATATTCGGATGAACGGAGAGAAGGAAAAACAGGCGGATCCAAAGTGGAGATGTCTCATATCGGCGGCTGA
- a CDS encoding DUF2294 domain-containing protein has protein sequence MANVIHEFNDMIRKLRKELFGKGPERIHTVFVENMAVSTLYGNLTPTELFLSKSPEGKEMIHSARTKMIQDVYSVSPPEGMEELMGAKLVHLFSDIKVEENMAVSVFVFDKNIV, from the coding sequence ATGGCAAATGTCATACATGAATTTAACGATATGATTAGAAAACTTCGCAAAGAGCTTTTCGGAAAGGGCCCTGAGCGGATTCATACCGTATTCGTAGAGAATATGGCGGTCTCGACTCTGTACGGGAATCTGACCCCGACCGAGCTGTTTTTGTCGAAATCGCCTGAAGGAAAAGAAATGATTCATTCTGCAAGAACGAAAATGATTCAGGATGTGTATTCAGTGAGCCCTCCAGAGGGTATGGAAGAGTTAATGGGTGCAAAGCTTGTGCATCTTTTTTCTGACATAAAAGTAGAAGAGAACATGGCTGTATCGGTTTTTGTTTTTGATAAGAATATCGTTTGA